CTTATATCTTTTTCTTCCCGCCTTTCCAAAAGAGACATTTTCCCAATCAAGGTTTCCAACCCTTCCTATAACTGCCCTACAATTAAGGCTTATTTTCCTTATCTCACCTGAGGGAAGCTTGATATGGCCATAATCACCCTCCTTTGCTACAAGCTGGGCAGCTGCTCCTGCTCCCCTTGCAATCTGTGCACCCTTTCCAGGCTTTAGCTCAATATTACTTATCTCTGTGCCAACTATGATATTTTTAAGGAGCATCGCATTCCCTATCTTTTGTTTTACTTCATCATTTGAGGATATAATTTCATCACCCACAGAAAGCCCATAGGGAGCTATAATATACCTTTTTTCACCATCTTCATATTTTATAAGGCCAATATTGGATGATCTGTTTGGGTCATATTCAATGGCTAGAACAGAGCCCTTTATCCCAATCTTATCCCTTTTAAAATCAATTATTCTTAATCTTCTTTTTACACCGCTGCCCCTATGGCGAGATGTAATCCTTCCCAGGTTATTCCTTCCGCCAGAGCTTTTCCATTTGGCAAGGAGAGATTTTTCTGGTTTCTTCTTTGTTATTTCTTTTATAAGAACAGACATCCCCCTTCTTGCTGGTGTGGTTGGGTTATATTTTTTTATCATAGCCCCTCAAATATTCCAATAGATTGTCCCTTAACCAGGCTTATAATTGCCTTTTTTGTATCAGGCTTTTTCCCTATAATCCCTCCCCTTATTCTCTTTTTTCCCTTATTTATCATCGTATTTACATCAGAAACCTTTACATTGAATGCCTTTTCTATTGCATTCTTTATCTCAATTTTATTAGAAGATGGATGGACATGGAAAATATACTTACCTTCTTTACGAAGGTAATATGCCTTCTCCGTCAATATAGGCTCTAAAATAATCTTATGAAAATCATCCATTTTTTAAAATTCTACCAATACTAATTTACCCTTGTCAATAAAAATCTAAATCTATCCGACCTTGACAAATTTAATTTTTATAATATAATTGTTAAAAATATGAGAAATATTAAAGCAGAAGATCGGTTGATTGTAGCATTAGATGTTTCAACTTTAAAGGAAGCTAAGGAAATGGTAAAAGAATTAAAGGGATTGGCATCTTTCTTTAAAGTTGGAATAATTCTTCAAATCACAGCTGGTTTAGCATTTGTAAAATGGCTTATAAATAATGGAAATAGGGTCTTTTTAGACCTTAAATATTTTGATGTTCAAGATACAATTAGAGAGGCAGTGCAAGCTGTAGCAAAAATAGGGGTAGATTTCTTAACTGTCCATGGCAATGGGAAGATTATTAAAGCAGCTGTAGAAGGAAGGGGGGAAAGTAAGCTAAAAATTCTTGCCGTAACTGTTCTTACAAGTTTAGATGCTTACGATATTAAGGATTTAGGTTTTCCCTGTTCAATAGAAGAGCTTGTTTTGTTTAGAGCAGAAAAAGCAGTAGAGGCTGGATGTGATGGCGTAATAAGCTCTGGACAAGAGGTTAGATTAATTAGGGAAAGGATAGGAAATAAGCTTTTAATTGTTAGCCCTGGTATCCGTCTTGAAGGCACCAATATAGACAATCATAGAAGATATGCAACACCAACTCAAGCAATTGAGGGAGGGGCTGATTATTTAGTAATTGGAAGACCTATAATAAAAGAAAAAGATCCTAGAGAGGCTACAGAAAAAATAATTAGAGAAATGAAAGTAGCTTTTCAAGCAAGAGAAAATAAATCCTAAGAAACCTTGTGTCGCTTTTTTGCATTTTACAATTGGAACTAAACAATAATTCTTGAAAAAAAGATAGTTATAGAATATACTCTTAACAAGATGTATAAAGAAGATTATTATCATATTCTTGGTGTTAAAAGGGATGCCTCGACTGAGGAGATAAAGTCAGCTTATCGAAAGCTTGTCAAGGAACACCATCCTGATAAAGGGGGTGTTTCTTCAAGGATAAGGGAGATAAATGAAGCATATAGTGTTTTAAGTGATCCTGACAAAAGATTAAGATATGACCTTCTTAATCCAGTAAGCGAAGAGGAATTTGATGAAAGCAAGATGGAAGGTTTAATAAAGGAAGAAGAGGTTATTTCTGTTGAGCCTGTAAGGATGGGCATAGGTTTTGATACCCATCCTTTGGTTTCCTATAGAAAGCTCTTTCTTGGCGGCGTTGAGATTCCCTATGCCTATGGTTTGGCATCCCATTCTGATGGTGATGTTGTTTTACATGCCCTATGTGATGCATTGTTTGGGGCTATTGGAGAGGATGATATTGGTCATCACTTTCCCGATACAAATCCAGAGTA
This genomic interval from bacterium contains the following:
- the rplB gene encoding 50S ribosomal protein L2 codes for the protein MIKKYNPTTPARRGMSVLIKEITKKKPEKSLLAKWKSSGGRNNLGRITSRHRGSGVKRRLRIIDFKRDKIGIKGSVLAIEYDPNRSSNIGLIKYEDGEKRYIIAPYGLSVGDEIISSNDEVKQKIGNAMLLKNIIVGTEISNIELKPGKGAQIARGAGAAAQLVAKEGDYGHIKLPSGEIRKISLNCRAVIGRVGNLDWENVSFGKAGRKRYKGIRPQTRGVAMNPHDHPLGGGEGKTSGGRHPVSPWGKMTKGKKTRRKNKESNKFIIKRRKII
- the pyrF gene encoding orotidine-5'-phosphate decarboxylase — protein: MRNIKAEDRLIVALDVSTLKEAKEMVKELKGLASFFKVGIILQITAGLAFVKWLINNGNRVFLDLKYFDVQDTIREAVQAVAKIGVDFLTVHGNGKIIKAAVEGRGESKLKILAVTVLTSLDAYDIKDLGFPCSIEELVLFRAEKAVEAGCDGVISSGQEVRLIRERIGNKLLIVSPGIRLEGTNIDNHRRYATPTQAIEGGADYLVIGRPIIKEKDPREATEKIIREMKVAFQARENKS
- the ispF gene encoding 2-C-methyl-D-erythritol 2,4-cyclodiphosphate synthase — translated: MYKEDYYHILGVKRDASTEEIKSAYRKLVKEHHPDKGGVSSRIREINEAYSVLSDPDKRLRYDLLNPVSEEEFDESKMEGLIKEEEVISVEPVRMGIGFDTHPLVSYRKLFLGGVEIPYAYGLASHSDGDVVLHALCDALFGAIGEDDIGHHFPDTNPEYKDISSITFLQQTSEILAKRGFKANNVDCIILAEKPLLSPYIPKMKERISKILEIPKENVGVKATTCAGLGYIGKKEGISAYAIVGVIPTRKR
- the rplW gene encoding 50S ribosomal protein L23, giving the protein MDDFHKIILEPILTEKAYYLRKEGKYIFHVHPSSNKIEIKNAIEKAFNVKVSDVNTMINKGKKRIRGGIIGKKPDTKKAIISLVKGQSIGIFEGL